One window of the Conexibacter sp. SYSU D00693 genome contains the following:
- the tsaE gene encoding tRNA (adenosine(37)-N6)-threonylcarbamoyltransferase complex ATPase subunit type 1 TsaE, with amino-acid sequence MTSASAAETEAAGARLAAGLAPGDVVLVEGEMGAGKTTFVRGAARALGVTGRVTSPTFTLGRRYEGEGVAVSHLDLHRLAGLEGEDPALLDDYLTPDAVAFVEWPDVARPELPRIRARVLLEHAGEQERTIVVEDLAP; translated from the coding sequence CTGACGTCCGCCTCTGCCGCGGAGACCGAGGCCGCCGGCGCCCGGCTGGCGGCCGGCCTCGCGCCGGGCGACGTCGTGCTGGTCGAGGGGGAGATGGGCGCGGGCAAGACGACGTTCGTGCGCGGGGCAGCGCGCGCGCTGGGCGTCACCGGCCGCGTCACGAGCCCCACCTTCACGCTCGGGCGCCGCTACGAGGGCGAGGGCGTCGCCGTCTCGCACCTGGACCTCCACCGCCTCGCGGGCCTCGAGGGGGAGGACCCGGCGCTGCTGGACGACTACCTGACGCCCGACGCCGTCGCCTTCGTCGAGTGGCCCGACGTGGCGCGCCCCGAGCTGCCGCGCATCCGCGCCCGCGTGCTGCTCGAGCACGCCGGGGAGCAGGAGCGGACCATCGTGGTCGAGGACCTCGCCCCGTGA
- a CDS encoding inorganic phosphate transporter, translating into MSEDVVLVIVVITALAFDFTNGFHDTANAVATSISTRAMSPRLAVGLAAILNFAGAFISLEVAATVAGGIVESDVITTQIVFGGLIGAIAWNLATWWFGLPSSSSHALIGGVVGAAFVAAGPDAVLGDGLLEKVVIPALVAPTLAFLVAGISILVTYRLVGRQRPGVVNRGYRLGQVITGSMFSLAHGTNDAQKTMGIITLALIASGHLDADGFDVPFWVIFSSAAAIAAGTYSGGWRIIKTMGSRIIKMDPAQGFSAQASGAAVVLTASHLGFPLSTTHVISGGVMGAGAAKRLSAVRWGVAGNIVIAWVLTLPCAAAIGGLAYGVSRIFGEGALGPIVVALAVTGLIAAAFGSRVRRGPAITAEA; encoded by the coding sequence ATGTCCGAGGACGTCGTCCTGGTCATCGTCGTCATCACGGCGCTGGCGTTCGACTTCACCAACGGCTTCCACGACACCGCCAACGCGGTCGCCACGTCGATCAGCACGCGGGCGATGTCGCCGCGGCTGGCCGTGGGACTCGCCGCGATCCTGAACTTCGCCGGCGCCTTCATCTCGCTCGAGGTCGCCGCCACGGTGGCCGGTGGCATCGTGGAGTCCGACGTCATCACGACGCAGATCGTCTTCGGCGGGTTGATCGGCGCGATCGCCTGGAACCTCGCGACGTGGTGGTTCGGCCTGCCGTCGAGCTCGTCGCATGCGCTCATCGGCGGCGTCGTCGGCGCGGCGTTCGTGGCGGCCGGCCCCGACGCGGTCCTCGGCGACGGGCTGCTCGAGAAGGTCGTCATCCCCGCGCTCGTCGCGCCCACCCTCGCCTTCCTGGTGGCCGGCATCTCGATCCTCGTGACCTACCGGCTCGTCGGCCGCCAGCGCCCGGGGGTGGTCAACCGCGGCTACCGGCTGGGCCAGGTCATCACCGGGTCGATGTTCTCGCTGGCGCACGGCACCAACGACGCGCAGAAGACGATGGGCATCATCACCCTCGCGCTCATCGCCTCCGGGCACCTGGACGCCGACGGGTTCGACGTGCCGTTCTGGGTCATCTTCAGCTCGGCGGCCGCCATCGCCGCGGGCACGTACTCCGGCGGCTGGCGGATCATCAAGACGATGGGCAGCCGCATCATCAAGATGGACCCGGCCCAGGGCTTCTCGGCCCAGGCCTCGGGGGCGGCGGTCGTGCTCACCGCCTCGCACCTCGGCTTCCCGCTCTCGACGACGCACGTCATCTCCGGCGGCGTCATGGGCGCCGGCGCGGCCAAGCGCCTCTCCGCCGTCCGCTGGGGCGTCGCGGGCAACATCGTCATCGCCTGGGTGCTGACGCTGCCGTGCGCGGCGGCCATCGGCGGCCTGGCCTACGGGGTCAGCCGGATCTTCGGCGAGGGCGCGCTCGGGCCGATCGTCGTGGCGCTCGCCGTCACCGGCCTCATCGCGGCGGCCTTCGGCTCGCGCGTGCGCCGTGGGCCGGCGATCACGGCGGAGGCCTAG
- the panB gene encoding 3-methyl-2-oxobutanoate hydroxymethyltransferase — protein sequence MSTAPLTSDHLPVTLPRLLEKKHLGEPLVMVTAYDYPSALAADKAGVDLVLVGDSGAMTVLGYESTVPVSLDELLMLAKAVRRGLRTPFLVGDLPFGSYEVSDEQAITTAMRFVKEAGCDAVKLEGGGPTSVARARAIVAAGIPVMGHVGLTPQTATALGGYRAQGRTATAATRVAAEAVALQEAGCFSIVFEAIPSAVAAAIMPRIQVPVIGIGAGPAVDGQVLVFHDLLGIREGRGAKFVQRYADILSEMEAGVRAYAADVRSRRYPGPEHGYSMPDEELEAFQHQLAQL from the coding sequence ATGAGCACCGCCCCGCTCACCAGCGACCACCTCCCCGTCACCCTCCCGCGGCTGCTGGAGAAGAAGCACCTCGGCGAGCCCCTGGTGATGGTGACCGCCTACGACTACCCCTCGGCCCTCGCGGCCGACAAGGCGGGCGTCGACCTCGTCCTCGTGGGCGACTCCGGCGCCATGACCGTCCTGGGCTACGAGTCGACCGTCCCGGTGTCGCTCGACGAGCTGCTCATGCTGGCCAAGGCGGTCCGGCGCGGCCTGCGCACCCCGTTCCTGGTCGGCGACCTGCCCTTCGGCTCCTACGAGGTCTCCGACGAGCAGGCGATCACGACCGCCATGCGCTTCGTCAAGGAGGCGGGCTGCGACGCGGTGAAGCTCGAGGGCGGCGGCCCGACGTCGGTCGCGCGCGCCCGCGCGATCGTGGCCGCGGGCATCCCGGTGATGGGCCACGTCGGCCTCACCCCGCAGACCGCCACCGCGCTCGGCGGCTACCGCGCCCAGGGCCGCACGGCGACCGCCGCGACCCGCGTGGCGGCCGAGGCCGTCGCGCTGCAGGAGGCCGGCTGCTTCTCGATCGTCTTCGAGGCGATCCCGAGCGCCGTCGCCGCGGCGATCATGCCGCGCATCCAGGTCCCGGTCATCGGGATCGGCGCGGGCCCGGCGGTGGACGGGCAGGTCCTGGTCTTCCACGACCTGCTGGGCATCCGCGAGGGCCGCGGGGCGAAGTTCGTCCAGCGCTACGCGGACATCCTCTCCGAGATGGAGGCCGGCGTGCGGGCCTACGCCGCCGACGTGCGCAGCCGCCGCTACCCCGGTCCGGAGCACGGCTACTCGATGCCCGACGAGGAGCTCGAGGCCTTCCAGCACCAGCTGGCGCAGCTCTAG
- a CDS encoding DapH/DapD/GlmU-related protein yields the protein MSRAGGLLGLPRDRALLWWQKWRWFQRGTLPHNRARLHLELARRGAFARWPLHGDVLDMLRDGRLELGPQVHFEPGVWLTGSGRIRIGEGTFLNLGVQVAAVDLVEIGRHCMFANGSFVTDGNHRFSDPDMPVPWQGFTSKGPTRIGDDVWCGANVVVTSGVTIGERCVVGANSVVTTDLPPFSIAAGAPARVLRTIRYDAPAEPEPRRDEPVGG from the coding sequence GTGAGCCGGGCCGGCGGCCTCCTCGGCCTGCCGCGCGACCGCGCCCTGCTGTGGTGGCAGAAGTGGCGCTGGTTCCAGCGGGGCACGCTGCCCCACAACCGCGCCCGCCTGCACCTCGAGCTCGCGCGCCGCGGCGCCTTCGCCCGCTGGCCGCTGCACGGCGACGTGCTGGACATGCTGCGCGACGGCCGCCTCGAGCTCGGGCCCCAGGTGCACTTCGAGCCGGGCGTCTGGCTCACCGGCTCCGGCCGGATCCGCATCGGCGAGGGGACGTTCCTCAACCTCGGCGTCCAGGTCGCCGCCGTCGACCTCGTCGAGATCGGCCGGCACTGCATGTTCGCCAACGGCTCCTTCGTCACCGACGGCAACCACCGCTTCAGCGACCCGGACATGCCGGTGCCGTGGCAGGGCTTCACGTCCAAGGGCCCGACGCGCATCGGGGACGACGTGTGGTGCGGGGCCAACGTCGTCGTGACGAGCGGCGTGACCATCGGCGAGCGCTGCGTCGTGGGCGCCAACTCCGTGGTGACGACGGACCTCCCGCCGTTCTCGATCGCCGCCGGGGCGCCGGCCAGGGTCCTGCGGACGATCCGCTACGACGCGCCCGCCGAGCCGGAGCCGCGACGCGACGAGCCCGTCGGCGGCTAG
- a CDS encoding uracil-DNA glycosylase, giving the protein MTVSVDERRSALEELLAEARECVRCPLHASRTQVVPGGGAVDVPLMVVADGPGPAEDARGVPLTGRPAALLDELLAEVGLGPGQVFLTTAVQCRTPQNREPTPGEADTCRAWLEAQVALVRPVVVATLGGLATKLLRGDPAPITRVHGRAEVRTVGGVGVRLLPLLHPAAALYTPSQMGVLREDVARIPALLALGAPERLDAGVPADPAPAAVVEDAADAPLQLGLF; this is encoded by the coding sequence GTGACGGTGTCCGTCGACGAGCGTCGCAGCGCCCTCGAGGAGCTGCTCGCGGAGGCGCGCGAGTGCGTCCGCTGCCCGCTGCACGCCTCGCGCACGCAGGTCGTCCCGGGCGGCGGCGCGGTGGACGTCCCGCTGATGGTCGTGGCCGACGGGCCCGGCCCTGCGGAGGACGCGCGCGGCGTCCCGCTCACCGGCCGTCCGGCCGCGCTGCTCGACGAGCTCCTCGCCGAGGTCGGCCTCGGCCCCGGGCAGGTCTTCCTGACGACCGCCGTGCAGTGCCGGACGCCGCAGAACCGCGAGCCGACCCCGGGCGAGGCCGACACGTGCCGCGCCTGGCTCGAGGCCCAGGTCGCCCTCGTGCGTCCGGTGGTGGTGGCCACGCTCGGCGGCCTCGCGACGAAGCTCCTGCGCGGCGACCCGGCACCGATCACCCGCGTGCACGGGCGCGCGGAGGTCCGCACGGTGGGCGGGGTCGGGGTGCGGCTCCTGCCGCTCCTGCACCCCGCGGCCGCGCTCTACACGCCCAGCCAGATGGGCGTCCTGCGCGAGGACGTCGCACGGATCCCCGCCCTGCTGGCGCTCGGCGCGCCCGAGCGCCTCGACGCGGGGGTCCCGGCCGACCCCGCACCGGCGGCGGTCGTCGAGGATGCGGCCGATGCGCCGCTGCAGCTCGGGCTCTTCTAG
- a CDS encoding LLM class flavin-dependent oxidoreductase: MTQFWFAASTEEFPPSQMVEQATAAGKAGFDGLATSDHFAPWFPEGAGTSAWAVLPAMASQVPDGPFGTAVTPIVHHYHPGFVAQYWMSLEELFPGRPYLGVGSGEALNEVPLGLDWPEPGEMLERFDQGLDAIWRLWHGETVTMDAGWFRLKEAKLYTRAGDRRPRMYVSAFGPKAAAIAGKRGDGLWTLGDPDSAPEVIDAYKEACERHGKEVGEIIVQSGFHLSDDEQEAIAHARKWKATQLDEVYLRDLHDPAEMTAKAHAQMSDEEFAKEGFMVGADAGEQVERIRQMQELGATVVCLQLMGDHDPLGSIRRYGDEVLPALRKTPV, translated from the coding sequence ATGACCCAGTTCTGGTTCGCCGCGTCCACGGAGGAGTTCCCGCCCTCGCAGATGGTGGAGCAGGCCACCGCTGCCGGGAAGGCGGGCTTCGACGGCCTCGCCACCTCCGACCATTTCGCGCCGTGGTTCCCCGAGGGCGCCGGCACCAGCGCCTGGGCGGTGCTCCCGGCGATGGCCTCGCAGGTGCCCGACGGCCCGTTCGGCACGGCCGTGACGCCGATCGTCCACCACTACCACCCGGGCTTCGTCGCGCAGTACTGGATGTCGCTCGAGGAGCTGTTCCCCGGCCGGCCCTACCTCGGGGTCGGCTCCGGCGAGGCGCTCAACGAGGTGCCGCTGGGCCTCGACTGGCCCGAGCCGGGCGAGATGCTCGAGCGCTTCGACCAGGGCCTCGACGCGATCTGGCGGCTGTGGCACGGCGAGACGGTGACGATGGACGCCGGCTGGTTCCGGCTCAAGGAGGCCAAGCTCTACACCCGCGCGGGCGACCGGCGCCCCCGGATGTACGTCTCGGCCTTCGGCCCGAAGGCGGCGGCGATCGCCGGCAAGCGCGGCGACGGCCTGTGGACCCTGGGCGATCCCGACAGCGCGCCGGAGGTCATCGACGCCTACAAGGAGGCCTGCGAGCGCCACGGCAAGGAGGTCGGCGAGATCATCGTCCAGTCGGGCTTCCACCTCTCCGACGACGAGCAGGAGGCGATCGCGCACGCCCGCAAGTGGAAGGCGACCCAGCTCGACGAGGTCTACCTGCGCGACCTGCACGACCCGGCCGAGATGACCGCCAAGGCCCACGCGCAGATGAGCGACGAGGAGTTCGCCAAGGAGGGCTTCATGGTCGGCGCGGACGCCGGGGAGCAGGTCGAGCGCATCCGCCAGATGCAGGAGCTCGGCGCCACCGTCGTCTGCCTGCAGCTCATGGGCGACCACGACCCGCTGGGGTCGATCCGCCGCTACGGCGACGAGGTCCTGCCCGCCCTGCGCAAGACGCCGGTCTGA
- a CDS encoding DUF47 domain-containing protein, with the protein MSRLSQVFAPRDREFFDLFEEQAGNIARAADLLDQMLATWPERSELARDILVCEQEGDRITHDVIHRLNQTFVTPIDREDILELASALDDVVDYTEEVADYLGLYRIEAPMEQAVRQAHLLVQATRQIREAMPRLRGFQGLSHYIVEIHRIENDGDRVTREAMASLFEGGIDPMVVIRWKDVFERLESAIDACEKVANVLEGIVIKNT; encoded by the coding sequence GTGAGTCGGCTCTCCCAGGTCTTCGCCCCGCGCGACCGCGAGTTCTTCGACCTCTTCGAGGAGCAGGCGGGCAACATCGCCCGCGCCGCCGACCTCCTCGACCAGATGCTCGCCACCTGGCCGGAGCGCTCCGAGCTCGCCCGGGACATCCTCGTCTGCGAGCAGGAGGGCGACCGGATCACCCACGACGTGATCCACCGCCTCAACCAGACGTTCGTCACGCCGATCGACCGCGAGGACATCCTCGAGCTGGCCTCGGCCCTCGACGACGTCGTGGACTACACCGAGGAGGTCGCCGACTACCTCGGGCTCTACCGGATCGAGGCGCCGATGGAGCAGGCGGTGCGCCAGGCGCATCTGCTCGTCCAGGCCACGCGGCAGATCCGCGAGGCGATGCCCCGGCTGCGGGGCTTCCAGGGCCTCAGCCACTACATCGTCGAGATCCACCGGATCGAGAACGACGGCGACCGGGTGACGCGGGAGGCCATGGCCTCCCTCTTCGAGGGTGGGATCGACCCGATGGTCGTCATCCGGTGGAAGGACGTCTTCGAGCGCCTCGAGAGCGCGATCGACGCCTGCGAGAAGGTGGCGAACGTCCTCGAGGGCATCGTCATCAAGAACACCTAG
- a CDS encoding DUF2520 domain-containing protein, with translation MTTFSHRMAVIGRGRLGGALCRALRDAGLPVDGPLGRGADAAGADVVLLAVPDGAIADAAACVAPREGLLVGHCSGATTLEPLAGHEAFSLHPLMTVTGPESVLAGAGCAVAGATDRARRTALALGQALSMRPVTVADGDRAAYHAAASIASNFLVALEDLAERLATTTGTSREVLVPLVRATVDGWAAKGADALTGPIARGDAATVARQRAAVAERLPAEDLELFDALVTATQRVADRGAVAA, from the coding sequence GTGACCACCTTCAGCCACCGCATGGCCGTGATCGGCCGTGGCCGCCTGGGCGGCGCCCTCTGCCGTGCGCTGCGCGACGCCGGCCTGCCCGTCGACGGTCCCCTCGGCCGCGGCGCCGACGCCGCCGGCGCCGACGTGGTCCTGCTCGCCGTGCCCGACGGCGCCATCGCCGACGCCGCCGCGTGCGTCGCGCCGCGCGAGGGGCTGCTGGTGGGCCACTGCAGCGGTGCGACGACGCTCGAGCCGCTCGCCGGGCACGAGGCCTTCTCGCTGCACCCGCTCATGACCGTCACCGGGCCGGAGAGCGTCCTGGCCGGGGCGGGCTGCGCGGTCGCCGGTGCCACCGACCGCGCGCGCCGGACCGCCCTCGCGCTGGGCCAGGCGCTGAGCATGCGCCCCGTCACGGTCGCCGACGGCGACCGCGCGGCCTACCACGCGGCCGCCTCGATCGCCTCGAACTTCCTCGTCGCCCTCGAGGACCTCGCCGAGCGCCTCGCCACCACCACGGGGACCTCGCGCGAGGTGCTCGTCCCGCTCGTGCGCGCGACGGTCGACGGCTGGGCCGCCAAGGGCGCGGACGCGCTGACCGGCCCCATCGCCCGCGGCGACGCCGCCACCGTGGCTCGCCAGCGCGCCGCCGTGGCCGAGCGCCTGCCCGCCGAGGACCTCGAGCTCTTCGACGCCCTCGTCACCGCGACGCAGCGCGTCGCCGACCGCGGGGCGGTGGCGGCGTGA
- a CDS encoding alkaline phosphatase, whose protein sequence is MKFTRTTALAAAVTACGVAVTGVAVADKDGRSAEVVAQAKKEDRARNVILLIGDGMDERIITATRDYQVGADGKLPGLDGFLLTGDKTTHSVEEAPPNLPDYDPDSASTGTAWATGFKTSDARIDTVPGDDTPYGDPENLFELAERKGLRTGNVTTADVTDATPAVQMAHVPARGCQGPQNMAACPTYRRSAGGPGSISEQSITKGIEVIFGGGSSRYAQTADDGETVLSKAEKAGYRVLRTRSDLQSAPLDKPLLGLFDNQTTNGGNLEVEWDGIPASNPPTGPATGQVCNEANPARPASEPSLVEMERKALQALTRPGRGAEKGFFLQVEGASIDKREHAAEPCEAIGETVAFDRAVKLALDFAKERGDTLVVVTGDHAHSTQIVQAGTNPPGCSSRLRTKEDAVLQLNFATSTPCPNPSTGAAGASQQHEGSEVRVVAYGPSAGEFVGLTDDTDHFDIFRDALDLPAQGRTKAPAGTPNPSR, encoded by the coding sequence TTGAAGTTCACCCGCACGACGGCCCTGGCGGCCGCCGTCACCGCCTGCGGCGTCGCCGTCACCGGCGTCGCCGTGGCCGACAAGGACGGCCGCTCTGCCGAGGTCGTCGCCCAGGCCAAGAAGGAGGACCGCGCCCGCAACGTGATCCTGCTCATCGGCGACGGCATGGACGAGCGCATCATCACCGCGACGCGCGACTACCAGGTCGGCGCGGACGGCAAGCTGCCCGGGCTCGACGGCTTCCTGCTCACCGGCGACAAGACCACGCACTCCGTGGAGGAGGCGCCCCCGAACCTGCCGGACTACGACCCGGACTCCGCCTCCACCGGCACCGCCTGGGCCACGGGCTTCAAGACCTCCGACGCGCGCATCGACACCGTCCCGGGCGACGACACGCCCTACGGCGATCCGGAGAACCTCTTCGAGCTGGCCGAGCGCAAGGGCCTGCGGACCGGCAACGTCACCACGGCCGACGTGACCGACGCGACCCCCGCCGTGCAGATGGCCCACGTCCCGGCGCGCGGCTGCCAGGGCCCGCAGAACATGGCCGCCTGCCCGACCTACCGCCGCAGCGCCGGCGGCCCCGGCTCCATCTCCGAGCAGTCGATCACCAAGGGCATCGAGGTGATCTTCGGCGGCGGCTCCAGCCGGTACGCGCAGACGGCCGACGACGGCGAGACGGTCCTCTCGAAGGCCGAGAAGGCGGGCTACCGGGTCCTGCGCACCCGCTCGGACCTCCAGAGCGCGCCGCTGGACAAGCCGCTGCTCGGCCTGTTCGACAACCAGACCACCAACGGCGGCAACCTCGAGGTCGAGTGGGACGGCATCCCGGCGTCCAACCCGCCCACGGGCCCGGCCACCGGGCAGGTCTGCAACGAGGCCAACCCCGCCCGGCCGGCGAGCGAGCCGAGCCTGGTGGAGATGGAGCGCAAGGCGCTGCAGGCCCTCACCCGACCGGGCCGCGGCGCGGAGAAGGGCTTCTTCCTCCAGGTCGAGGGCGCGTCGATCGACAAGCGCGAGCATGCGGCCGAGCCGTGCGAGGCCATCGGCGAGACGGTCGCCTTCGACCGCGCGGTCAAGCTGGCGCTCGACTTCGCCAAGGAGCGTGGCGACACGCTGGTGGTGGTCACCGGCGACCACGCGCACTCGACGCAGATCGTCCAGGCGGGCACGAACCCGCCCGGCTGCTCGAGCCGGCTGCGCACGAAGGAGGACGCGGTGCTGCAGCTCAACTTCGCCACCAGCACGCCGTGCCCGAACCCGAGCACGGGCGCTGCCGGGGCGTCGCAGCAGCACGAGGGCTCCGAGGTCCGGGTCGTGGCCTACGGGCCGTCGGCCGGCGAGTTCGTCGGCCTGACCGACGACACGGACCACTTCGACATCTTCCGCGACGCGCTGGACCTCCCGGCGCAGGGCCGCACCAAGGCCCCCGCGGGGACGCCGAACCCGTCCCGCTAG
- the panD gene encoding aspartate 1-decarboxylase, which yields MQRTMLKSKIHRATVSDCDLHYVGSITIDPDLLEAADILPHEQVHVVDVDNGARFETYTIEGERGSGDMKVNGAAARLVHRGDTIIVISYAQMDEADLEHYEPRVVHVEAETNRIIDVDAAVATLLT from the coding sequence ATGCAGCGCACCATGCTGAAGTCGAAGATCCACCGCGCGACGGTGAGCGACTGCGACCTGCACTACGTGGGGTCGATCACGATCGACCCCGACCTCCTCGAGGCCGCCGACATCCTGCCCCACGAGCAGGTCCACGTCGTCGACGTCGACAACGGCGCCCGCTTCGAGACCTACACGATCGAGGGCGAGCGCGGCTCGGGCGACATGAAGGTCAACGGCGCCGCCGCCCGCCTCGTGCACCGCGGCGACACGATCATCGTCATCTCCTACGCGCAGATGGACGAGGCCGACCTCGAGCACTACGAGCCCCGCGTGGTCCACGTGGAGGCCGAGACCAACCGGATCATCGACGTGGACGCCGCGGTCGCGACGCTCCTGACCTGA
- the panC gene encoding pantoate--beta-alanine ligase, with protein MKTVRTVADLRAALQPPRRAGRTIGLVPTMGALHDGHLELIRRARAGCDEVVVSLFVNPAQFNDPGDLDAYPRDERRDADLAAQAGADLLFAPPVGEVYPPGFATKVVVSGPLTETLEGAHRGPEHFHGVTTVVTKLLCMCLPDVAFFGQKDAQQALVVRRLVRDLDLPVHIETVPTVREDDGLARSSRNVHLQGADRDRAVALSRALRAAEGAVAAGERDAAAVRERALAAMTHFDVEPEYLALVDPETLEPVAEVDGEPVLVAVAAHVGSTRLIDNTLLTPSPGAPR; from the coding sequence GTGAAGACGGTGCGCACCGTGGCCGACCTGCGCGCCGCGCTGCAGCCCCCGCGGCGGGCCGGGCGCACGATCGGGCTCGTCCCGACGATGGGCGCGCTGCACGACGGCCACCTCGAGCTCATCCGCCGCGCCCGGGCCGGCTGCGACGAGGTCGTCGTCTCGCTCTTCGTCAACCCCGCGCAGTTCAACGACCCCGGCGACCTCGACGCCTACCCGCGCGACGAGCGGCGCGACGCGGACCTCGCGGCGCAGGCGGGCGCCGACCTCCTCTTCGCCCCGCCGGTCGGCGAGGTCTACCCCCCGGGCTTCGCGACGAAGGTCGTCGTGAGCGGCCCGCTGACCGAGACGCTCGAGGGCGCCCACCGGGGGCCCGAGCACTTCCACGGCGTGACGACCGTCGTGACCAAGCTGCTGTGCATGTGCCTGCCCGACGTGGCGTTCTTCGGCCAGAAGGACGCGCAGCAGGCCCTCGTGGTCCGCCGCCTCGTGCGCGACCTCGACCTGCCGGTGCACATCGAGACGGTGCCGACCGTCCGCGAGGACGACGGCCTGGCCCGCTCGAGCCGCAACGTGCACCTCCAGGGCGCCGACCGCGACCGCGCCGTCGCGCTGAGCCGCGCGCTGCGCGCCGCCGAGGGCGCCGTCGCCGCCGGGGAGCGCGACGCCGCCGCCGTGCGCGAGCGCGCCCTGGCCGCCATGACCCACTTCGACGTCGAGCCCGAGTACCTCGCGCTCGTCGACCCGGAGACCCTCGAGCCCGTCGCGGAGGTCGACGGCGAGCCGGTGCTCGTCGCGGTCGCCGCCCACGTGGGCTCGACCCGCCTCATCGACAACACCCTCCTGACCCCCTCACCTGGAGCCCCTCGCTGA
- a CDS encoding LysM peptidoglycan-binding domain-containing protein: MPLPCPKSLLPLAAALAVLPVAPASAHVAHTVAPGETLSGIAAAAGVSTAALASANGLAPDAFAIAGATLQVPDAGTAAAAAPSAPASTASSGAAATTGGGGHLVRVGETLSGIAAANGLSTAALAAANGLQPDAFVIEGTTLRIPPAGTSTAQAAPGTASAAAGSGSGSSGTSPISGYRVRLGDTLSAVAARHGVSTSALAAANGLAERGVLLAGTVLRLPGGGTAVASPPTVSSGSSSGAGSASGAAGSGGPSATPGRVTASEISSIAAEHGVPGSLAAAIAWQESGFNNAMTSVADARGVMQILPGTWEWINGSLAGGRRLDPGSAQDNVRAGSLFLGQLLRETGGDPAMAAAGYYQGLASVRRIGMLPSTKQYVANVLALRSRFGG, translated from the coding sequence GTGCCTCTGCCCTGTCCGAAGTCCCTCCTCCCCCTCGCCGCGGCCCTCGCGGTCCTCCCCGTCGCGCCGGCCTCCGCGCACGTCGCCCACACCGTCGCGCCCGGCGAGACGCTCTCCGGCATCGCCGCGGCCGCCGGCGTCAGCACCGCCGCGCTGGCCTCGGCCAACGGCCTGGCGCCCGACGCGTTCGCGATCGCGGGGGCGACCCTGCAGGTGCCCGACGCGGGCACGGCCGCGGCGGCCGCGCCATCGGCCCCGGCGAGCACCGCGTCCTCGGGCGCCGCGGCCACCACCGGGGGCGGTGGGCACCTCGTCCGGGTCGGCGAGACGCTCAGCGGCATCGCGGCGGCCAACGGGCTGAGCACGGCGGCGCTCGCCGCCGCCAACGGGCTGCAGCCCGACGCGTTCGTGATCGAGGGCACGACGCTGCGCATCCCGCCCGCGGGGACGAGCACCGCGCAGGCCGCCCCGGGCACGGCGTCCGCTGCAGCGGGCTCGGGCTCCGGCTCCTCGGGGACCTCGCCGATCAGCGGCTACCGGGTGCGCCTGGGTGACACGCTGAGCGCCGTCGCGGCGCGCCACGGCGTCTCGACCTCCGCGCTCGCCGCCGCCAACGGCCTGGCCGAGCGCGGGGTCCTGCTCGCCGGCACCGTCCTGCGCCTTCCGGGCGGCGGGACCGCGGTCGCCTCGCCGCCCACGGTGAGCAGCGGCTCGTCCTCGGGTGCCGGCAGCGCGTCGGGTGCGGCCGGCTCGGGCGGCCCCTCGGCCACCCCGGGCCGCGTGACCGCGTCGGAGATCTCGTCCATCGCCGCCGAGCACGGCGTCCCCGGCTCGCTCGCCGCCGCGATCGCCTGGCAGGAGAGCGGCTTCAACAACGCGATGACCTCCGTCGCCGACGCCCGCGGCGTCATGCAGATCCTCCCCGGCACCTGGGAGTGGATCAACGGCTCGCTCGCCGGCGGCCGCCGTCTCGACCCGGGCTCCGCCCAGGACAACGTCCGCGCGGGCTCGCTCTTCCTCGGCCAGCTCCTGCGCGAGACCGGCGGCGACCCGGCGATGGCCGCCGCCGGCTACTACCAGGGCCTCGCGTCCGTCCGGCGCATCGGGATGCTGCCGTCGACGAAGCAGTACGTGGCGAACGTGCTGGCGCTGCGGTCGCGGTTCGGGGGGTGA